One Oscillospiraceae bacterium genomic region harbors:
- a CDS encoding helix-turn-helix domain-containing protein, with product MTLGQNLQAARKAKGLSQETLAEQIGVSRQALGKWEKDTALPGLDNLQAAAQVLGVSVDTLLGTEAAGPAPAVTLDAMRDLLAARDAEQRKHRRLWGLLGAAAAVVVVLLLVVQNFAYQRKMQSLTDSYAMLQSQLSSTTADLSTRMDELQDAVRQGKSTVLEWHWVPVDKLHRDVQSSWMPVLVQVTPSESTTGMTARLSVTYGDTTELHNMDVLAGDIYQAQLVFTVGQTYDLTIQWTAADGAAANEKLGTVDFTATQTEPELAWGRTGGTLDYGYYINRSGNKKYLQLSCYPVEVELTVPNWMKIDDVTLELRAGEEGEPLVAAQLAADGWYSSGEETMMHAVWNGTFYKDDGPNEWLYADGQPFYRAIVTDATGTTWTFEMPLQEK from the coding sequence ATGACACTGGGCCAAAACTTGCAGGCTGCCCGCAAGGCCAAAGGCCTGAGCCAGGAGACCCTGGCCGAACAGATCGGCGTCAGCCGCCAGGCGCTGGGCAAGTGGGAGAAGGACACTGCCCTGCCCGGCCTGGACAACTTGCAGGCCGCCGCCCAGGTGTTGGGCGTGTCGGTGGACACACTGCTGGGTACCGAGGCCGCCGGCCCTGCCCCGGCGGTCACGCTGGACGCCATGCGTGACCTGCTGGCCGCCCGCGATGCCGAGCAGCGCAAGCACCGCCGCTTGTGGGGCCTGCTGGGGGCCGCTGCGGCTGTTGTGGTGGTACTGCTGCTGGTGGTGCAAAACTTTGCGTATCAGCGTAAAATGCAAAGCCTGACCGACAGCTACGCCATGCTGCAATCCCAGTTAAGCAGTACGACCGCCGATTTGAGCACCCGCATGGACGAATTGCAGGATGCCGTGCGGCAAGGCAAATCCACCGTGCTGGAATGGCACTGGGTACCAGTTGATAAATTGCATAGGGACGTGCAAAGCAGCTGGATGCCTGTGCTGGTGCAGGTCACGCCCAGTGAGAGTACCACAGGCATGACCGCACGGCTCTCGGTCACCTACGGCGACACCACCGAGCTGCACAATATGGACGTGCTGGCCGGAGACATCTATCAGGCGCAGCTGGTGTTTACCGTGGGTCAGACCTACGACCTGACCATACAGTGGACGGCCGCCGACGGTGCCGCTGCCAACGAAAAACTGGGTACCGTGGACTTTACTGCCACCCAGACCGAGCCGGAGCTGGCTTGGGGCAGGACAGGCGGCACCCTGGACTACGGCTATTACATCAACCGCAGCGGCAATAAAAAGTACCTGCAATTGAGCTGCTACCCCGTGGAAGTGGAACTGACCGTGCCTAACTGGATGAAAATCGACGATGTAACGCTTGAACTACGCGCGGGCGAGGAAGGCGAACCACTGGTCGCCGCCCAGCTGGCCGCAGACGGCTGGTACAGCTCTGGTGAGGAAACTATGATGCACGCCGTCTGGAACGGTACCTTTTATAAAGACGATGGCCCCAATG